A region of Nocardioides sp. JS614 DNA encodes the following proteins:
- the mshA gene encoding D-inositol-3-phosphate glycosyltransferase, producing the protein MFTLVGPDERDDPEVAVDPIRRVAMISLHTSPLDQPGTGDAGGMNVYVIELSKRLAAQGIAVDIFTRATTSAVEPLVEAYDGVQVRHIHAGPFEGLTKAELPGQLCVFAREVLRAEAAQPVGHYDVVHSHYWLSGQVGALARDRWGVPLVHSMHTMAKVKNDALAEGDTPEPAARIIGEEQVVEAADMLVANTDIEAKQLVNMYDADPSRVEVVHPGVDLGVFRPQDRSTARARLGLPEDAAVLLFAGRIQPLKAPDVLLRAVAELLAQTPELRSRLVVPIVGGPSGSGLEHPESLAQLASELGLDGAGGTGPVVRFVPPVSQEELARWCAAATLVAVPSYNESFGLVAAEAQATGTPVVAAAVGGLTTVVRDGRSGLLVDTHDPRDWADALRRVVENDAFRDRLAAGALEQARLFSWEHTARQTLDVYRRARAEIREAV; encoded by the coding sequence ATGTTCACCTTGGTTGGACCCGACGAGCGCGACGACCCCGAGGTGGCAGTGGACCCGATCCGGCGTGTGGCGATGATCAGCCTGCACACCTCGCCCCTCGACCAGCCCGGGACGGGTGATGCGGGTGGGATGAACGTCTACGTCATCGAGCTGTCCAAGCGACTGGCCGCCCAGGGCATCGCCGTCGACATCTTCACCCGGGCCACCACCTCGGCGGTCGAGCCGCTGGTCGAGGCGTACGACGGGGTGCAGGTCCGGCACATCCACGCCGGGCCGTTCGAGGGGCTCACCAAGGCCGAGCTGCCCGGCCAGCTCTGCGTCTTCGCCCGCGAGGTGCTGCGCGCCGAGGCGGCCCAGCCGGTCGGGCACTACGACGTCGTGCACTCCCACTACTGGCTCTCCGGGCAGGTCGGCGCGCTGGCCCGCGACCGGTGGGGTGTGCCGCTGGTGCACTCCATGCACACGATGGCGAAGGTCAAGAACGACGCGCTCGCCGAGGGCGACACCCCCGAGCCCGCGGCCCGCATCATCGGCGAGGAGCAGGTCGTCGAGGCCGCCGACATGCTGGTCGCCAACACCGACATCGAGGCCAAGCAGCTGGTCAACATGTACGACGCCGACCCCAGCCGGGTCGAGGTCGTCCACCCCGGCGTCGACCTCGGGGTGTTCCGGCCCCAGGACCGCTCGACCGCCCGGGCCCGGCTCGGCCTGCCGGAGGACGCCGCGGTGCTGCTGTTCGCCGGCCGGATCCAGCCGCTCAAGGCCCCGGACGTGCTGCTGCGCGCCGTCGCCGAGCTGCTCGCCCAGACCCCGGAGCTGCGCTCACGGCTGGTCGTCCCGATCGTCGGCGGGCCCTCGGGCTCCGGGCTCGAGCACCCCGAGTCGCTGGCCCAGCTGGCGAGCGAGCTCGGGCTCGACGGCGCCGGCGGCACCGGCCCCGTGGTGCGCTTCGTGCCTCCGGTCTCCCAGGAGGAGCTGGCCCGCTGGTGCGCGGCCGCGACCCTGGTCGCGGTGCCGTCGTACAACGAGTCCTTCGGGCTGGTCGCGGCCGAGGCCCAGGCCACCGGCACCCCGGTCGTCGCCGCCGCGGTCGGCGGCCTCACGACGGTCGTGCGCGACGGCCGCAGCGGCCTGCTCGTCGACACCCACGACCCGCGGGACTGGGCCGACGCGCTGCGCCGCGTGGTCGAGAACGACGCGTTCCGCGACCGGTTGGCCGCGGGGGCGCTCGAGCAGGCGCGGCTGTTCTCCTGGGAGCACACCGCGCGGCAGACCCTCGACGTCTACCGGCGGGCGCGGGCCGAGATCCGGGAGGCCGTGTGA
- a CDS encoding SDR family NAD(P)-dependent oxidoreductase, producing the protein MSHPRTAVVTGASSGIGAATARRLAAEGFQVFCAARRRDRIEALAAEIGGTPVECDVTSAESVAGLAAAVGERLDVLVNDAGGAFGSAPVAEADTEDWRRMYEVNVIGLMQVTRALLPALLASGAGVILNVGSTAGRIAYEGGAGYTAAKHGTKVVTETLRLELWDQPVRVMEIAPGMVKTDEFALVRFEGDRERADAVYAGVAEPLTAEDIADAIGWMVTRPPHVNVDELVIKPRAQAAQHKVHRRA; encoded by the coding sequence GTGAGCCACCCCCGCACCGCCGTCGTCACCGGAGCCAGCAGCGGGATCGGCGCCGCCACCGCGCGCCGCCTCGCCGCCGAGGGCTTCCAGGTGTTCTGCGCCGCCCGGCGGCGCGACCGCATCGAGGCGCTCGCCGCTGAGATCGGGGGTACGCCGGTCGAGTGCGACGTCACGTCCGCCGAGTCGGTCGCCGGCCTGGCGGCCGCGGTCGGCGAGCGGCTCGACGTACTCGTCAACGACGCCGGCGGCGCGTTCGGCTCCGCCCCGGTGGCCGAGGCCGACACCGAGGACTGGCGGCGGATGTACGAGGTCAACGTGATCGGCCTGATGCAGGTGACCCGGGCGCTGCTGCCCGCGCTGCTCGCGAGCGGGGCGGGGGTGATCCTGAACGTCGGGTCGACGGCCGGGCGGATCGCCTACGAGGGCGGCGCCGGCTACACCGCCGCCAAGCACGGCACCAAGGTCGTCACCGAGACGTTGCGGCTCGAGCTGTGGGACCAGCCGGTCCGAGTCATGGAGATCGCGCCCGGGATGGTGAAGACGGACGAGTTCGCGCTGGTGCGCTTCGAAGGCGACCGCGAACGGGCCGACGCGGTGTACGCCGGGGTCGCCGAGCCGCTCACCGCCGAGGACATCGCCGACGCGATCGGCTGGATGGTCACCCGCCCGCCGCACGTCAACGTCGACGAGCTGGTGATCAAGCCCCGCGCCCAGGCCGCCCAGCACAAGGTCCATCGTCGGGCCTGA
- a CDS encoding DUF6318 family protein, whose product MTRSRTVIAALCVVSVLALGACSGDDPEPRFAPPSSSAPSSPSTTAVSGPVEPTMPAAARGSDAAAAEAFVRFYWEMVNYAQATGDVEGLRSLGAEGCNACDGGVQFIRDVVKRSGEVVGGENSISHVRSAFFDDGRRITVWCDLANTKQIVDFPGKSDDEIYVAGSVKLQSVLRLDDGGWVIEFWGQDR is encoded by the coding sequence GTGACCCGGTCTCGGACGGTCATCGCCGCCCTGTGTGTCGTGTCGGTGCTCGCGCTCGGCGCCTGCTCCGGCGACGACCCCGAGCCCAGGTTCGCCCCGCCCTCGTCCTCCGCGCCGTCCTCGCCGTCCACCACCGCGGTGTCGGGGCCGGTCGAGCCGACCATGCCGGCCGCGGCGCGGGGGAGCGACGCGGCCGCGGCCGAGGCGTTCGTGCGGTTCTACTGGGAGATGGTCAACTACGCCCAGGCGACCGGGGACGTCGAGGGGCTTCGAAGCCTGGGTGCGGAGGGATGCAACGCTTGTGACGGAGGCGTGCAGTTCATCCGCGACGTCGTCAAGCGGAGTGGCGAGGTGGTCGGCGGCGAGAACTCGATCTCCCACGTCCGGAGCGCCTTCTTTGACGACGGTAGGCGCATCACAGTCTGGTGTGACCTGGCGAATACCAAGCAGATCGTGGACTTTCCGGGGAAGAGCGACGACGAGATCTACGTCGCCGGCAGCGTGAAGCTCCAGAGCGTTCTCCGGCTGGATGACGGCGGCTGGGTCATTGAATTCTGGGGCCAGGACCGATGA
- a CDS encoding aspartate/glutamate racemase family protein, whose product MQTIGLVGGMSWESSAAYYEALNQGVEERVGGLASARTAMVSVDFAEVTALQEQERWDDVAEILAGAARGVEAAGADFLLLCTTTFHRVADQVAAAVEIPLLHLADVVADACKAERLDSVGFLGTTFAMSRSFFTDRIAAHGLTVHVPETRHHETLNRVIYDELVHGKVLDSSRRTVVGLVDELWDAGAGGVILGCTELELLVHQADADIPVFPCTTLHVAAALDRALA is encoded by the coding sequence ATGCAGACCATCGGACTCGTCGGCGGGATGAGCTGGGAGAGCAGCGCCGCGTACTACGAGGCGCTCAACCAGGGCGTCGAGGAACGGGTCGGCGGGCTGGCGTCCGCGCGGACCGCGATGGTCTCGGTGGACTTCGCCGAGGTCACCGCCCTGCAGGAGCAGGAGCGCTGGGACGACGTCGCCGAGATCCTGGCCGGCGCCGCCCGCGGGGTCGAGGCCGCCGGGGCCGACTTCCTGCTGCTGTGCACCACCACGTTCCACCGGGTCGCGGACCAGGTGGCCGCGGCCGTGGAAATCCCGCTGCTGCACCTGGCCGACGTGGTCGCCGACGCCTGCAAGGCCGAGCGCCTCGACTCGGTCGGCTTCCTCGGGACGACGTTCGCGATGTCCCGCTCGTTCTTCACCGACCGGATCGCCGCGCACGGCCTGACCGTGCACGTCCCGGAGACCCGCCACCACGAGACCCTGAACCGGGTGATCTACGACGAGCTCGTGCACGGCAAGGTGCTCGACAGCTCGCGGCGTACCGTCGTCGGCCTCGTCGACGAGCTGTGGGACGCCGGCGCGGGCGGCGTGATCCTCGGCTGCACCGAGCTCGAGCTGCTGGTCCACCAGGCCGACGCCGACATCCCGGTCTTCCCCTGCACCACCCTCCACGTCGCGGCCGCCCTCGACCGCGCCCTCGCCTGA
- a CDS encoding protealysin inhibitor emfourin translates to MSCRFVPPYLLRRVAPESLLVDERLRSGRTVPAADRRSVLPAGGAAWTVHTADHTTTLPGQVVRSAGDPEVGDAAVDEAASGITGALALFAEVYGRSSYDGAGAPVSLTVHYGRDYDNAFWDGTQLVFGDGDGRVFGRFTAPVDVLGHELTHAVTEHTAGLRYRDQPGALNESVSDVFAACLKQRLLGQTAAEADWLIGAGIFLPGIHARALRDMAAPGTAYDDPALGRDPQVGHLRDYVDTADDNGGVHLNSGIPNRAFQLAATAIGGSTWDGAGRVWYDALVGGAVGAGTDFAGFAAATVAAAGAHAEAVRGAWAEVGVTPEGGVVPAGAGSAGGSAGGSRRVSVRRTGGFAGLRAAGELDLDGDDPRAAEVADLVDRVDLGVVAPGDPQPDRYVYSFDLCGSCATVPEQHLTPDLARLVELLLDGSP, encoded by the coding sequence ATGAGCTGCCGCTTCGTGCCGCCGTACCTGCTGCGCCGGGTCGCGCCCGAGAGCCTGCTGGTCGACGAGCGGCTGCGGAGCGGCCGGACGGTGCCGGCCGCCGACCGGCGCTCGGTCCTGCCGGCGGGCGGTGCGGCGTGGACCGTGCACACCGCGGACCACACGACCACCCTGCCGGGGCAGGTGGTGCGGTCGGCCGGCGATCCCGAGGTCGGTGACGCCGCCGTCGACGAGGCGGCCTCCGGCATCACCGGGGCGCTCGCGCTGTTCGCGGAGGTCTACGGCCGCTCGTCGTACGACGGGGCCGGCGCGCCGGTCAGCCTGACGGTCCACTACGGCCGCGACTACGACAACGCGTTCTGGGACGGCACGCAGCTGGTGTTCGGCGACGGGGACGGCCGGGTCTTCGGCCGGTTCACCGCTCCGGTGGACGTCCTCGGGCACGAGCTCACGCACGCGGTCACCGAGCACACCGCCGGGCTGCGCTACCGCGATCAGCCCGGCGCGCTGAACGAGTCGGTCTCCGACGTCTTCGCGGCCTGCCTCAAGCAGCGGCTGCTCGGGCAGACCGCGGCCGAGGCCGACTGGCTGATCGGCGCCGGGATCTTCCTGCCCGGCATCCACGCCCGCGCGCTGCGCGACATGGCCGCGCCCGGCACGGCGTACGACGACCCCGCGCTGGGTCGCGACCCCCAGGTGGGCCACCTGCGCGACTACGTCGACACCGCCGACGACAACGGCGGCGTGCACCTCAACTCGGGCATCCCCAACCGGGCCTTCCAGCTCGCCGCGACCGCCATCGGCGGCTCGACGTGGGACGGCGCCGGCCGGGTCTGGTACGACGCGCTCGTCGGCGGCGCCGTCGGCGCGGGCACGGACTTCGCGGGCTTCGCCGCCGCGACGGTCGCCGCCGCGGGCGCGCACGCCGAGGCGGTGCGCGGTGCGTGGGCGGAGGTGGGGGTCACGCCGGAGGGTGGTGTCGTTCCGGCCGGGGCGGGGTCAGCCGGCGGGTCAGCAGGTGGGTCGCGGCGGGTGAGCGTGCGGCGTACCGGCGGCTTCGCGGGCCTGCGCGCCGCCGGCGAGCTCGACCTCGACGGCGACGACCCGCGGGCCGCGGAGGTCGCCGACCTGGTCGACCGGGTGGACCTGGGCGTCGTGGCCCCCGGCGACCCACAACCCGACCGGTACGTCTACTCCTTCGACCTCTGCGGCTCCTGTGCCACCGTCCCCGAGCAGCACCTCACCCCCGACCTCGCCCGCCTGGTGGAGCTGCTCCTGGACGGTAGTCCCTGA
- a CDS encoding immunoglobulin domain-containing protein, which translates to MRGFAPLGRFLGLAMVVAGLGTATLATAETAHAASADGPTAIGVSSNGTTYVGFASGGELRRISVSGKPKPSISLDQDEAVDGIFVTAGDDIWVDYETGMSLFNAAGRLIVHYDHEPARSCDNSSPAHRYGGITANGNRIYVANRCDDSVSVYARNGDLQATVDLPGNDHPRGIAYGGPQAGRPATLYVAIPDRGQILSYEAAGLRSSSKPSRTFTIRRPGGGNRPQPAGVAVDKWGQLTVSDMANNALYLFDTNHDFSLYRTLGHPPRASRAAGRLSYPAAIAQHAQDGGSLSGDLFIADTDNDRAQRWNTSGYTYWAKGVRPGSGGGGGGGGGSGGSGGGGGGGGGGGGGTTTPPTNLSPPQLSGPPEVGFQLTCFTGSWSGSPQAFERNWLRDGAPIAGATGATYLLTAADAGTQISCRVRADSEAGTSEWVTTATVTIGGSGPVATAPVNTVPPAISGTAAVGQTLSCSQGTWSGSPTGYGYQWRRDGGAISGATGTTYVVTATDSGRALTCTVTASNSSGSTPQTSAPVTVAAAAGPVNTVPPAISGTAVVGQTLSCSLGTWSGSPTGYGYQWRRDGAAISGATGTTYVVTATDSGRALTCTVTASNSSGSTPQTSAPVTVTADSPVNTVPPIVSGSANIGEALTCLPGAWSGSGVSYEYAWKRNNVAIPLATWSSYTILSEDVGASLTCTVTASNGQGTAQATSAGFGIGGPSGHAPSNVTPPSLSGTAAPGETLTCDPGAWVGIPELVTTYSWQRSGRALAGATAATYDVVAADAGSSLRCVVVVANGYGKAAVASPGVAVSGGGGTASCLGQIGVTVNDGATRVTTADVVLGIVAPSGVTSVTISNDFDFATAVTMPVTPSCTYAWTLRSTPGVAAMSSVFVRFGSSPMIYGYSILVDRTGG; encoded by the coding sequence GTGCGCGGCTTCGCCCCCCTGGGCCGCTTCCTCGGCCTGGCCATGGTCGTCGCGGGGCTCGGGACCGCTACTTTGGCGACCGCCGAGACCGCGCACGCGGCCAGTGCGGACGGCCCGACGGCGATCGGGGTGAGCTCCAACGGCACGACGTACGTCGGGTTCGCCAGCGGCGGCGAGCTGCGGCGGATCTCGGTGTCCGGCAAGCCCAAGCCGTCGATCTCCCTCGACCAGGACGAGGCCGTCGACGGCATCTTCGTGACCGCAGGCGACGACATCTGGGTCGACTACGAGACCGGCATGTCGCTGTTCAACGCTGCCGGCCGACTGATCGTCCACTACGACCACGAGCCGGCACGCTCCTGCGACAACAGCTCGCCCGCGCACCGGTACGGCGGGATCACCGCCAACGGCAACCGGATCTACGTCGCCAACCGCTGCGACGACAGCGTCTCGGTGTACGCCCGCAACGGCGACCTCCAGGCGACCGTCGACCTGCCCGGCAACGACCACCCCCGGGGCATCGCGTACGGCGGGCCGCAGGCCGGCCGCCCGGCCACGCTGTACGTCGCGATCCCGGACCGCGGCCAGATCCTGTCCTACGAGGCCGCCGGCCTGCGCAGCTCCTCGAAGCCGTCGCGGACCTTCACGATCCGGCGTCCCGGCGGCGGCAACAGGCCGCAGCCGGCCGGCGTCGCGGTGGACAAGTGGGGCCAGCTGACCGTCTCCGACATGGCGAACAACGCGCTGTACCTGTTCGACACCAACCACGACTTCTCGCTCTACCGGACCCTCGGCCACCCGCCGCGGGCCAGCCGGGCGGCCGGGCGGCTCAGCTACCCCGCCGCCATCGCGCAGCACGCCCAGGACGGCGGATCGCTCTCGGGCGACCTGTTCATCGCGGACACCGACAACGACCGGGCCCAGCGGTGGAACACCAGCGGCTACACCTACTGGGCGAAGGGCGTCCGGCCCGGCTCCGGTGGCGGCGGCGGTGGCGGTGGTGGCTCCGGCGGCTCCGGCGGCGGCGGTGGTGGTGGCGGCGGTGGCGGCGGCGGAACGACCACCCCGCCCACCAACCTCTCCCCGCCCCAGCTCAGCGGACCGCCCGAGGTCGGCTTCCAGCTGACCTGCTTCACCGGTTCGTGGTCGGGCAGCCCACAGGCCTTCGAGCGGAACTGGCTGCGCGACGGCGCGCCGATCGCCGGCGCCACCGGGGCGACGTACCTGCTCACGGCCGCCGACGCCGGGACCCAGATCTCCTGCCGGGTCCGGGCGGACAGCGAGGCCGGCACGAGTGAGTGGGTGACCACCGCGACGGTGACCATCGGCGGGTCGGGCCCGGTCGCCACGGCTCCGGTGAACACGGTGCCGCCGGCGATCTCCGGTACGGCGGCCGTCGGGCAGACGCTGTCGTGCTCGCAGGGCACCTGGTCGGGGAGCCCGACCGGCTACGGTTACCAGTGGCGGCGCGACGGAGGGGCGATCTCGGGGGCGACCGGCACGACGTACGTCGTGACCGCCACGGACAGCGGCCGGGCGTTGACCTGCACGGTGACGGCGTCGAACAGCTCCGGGAGCACGCCGCAGACCTCGGCGCCGGTGACGGTGGCCGCGGCGGCCGGCCCGGTGAACACGGTGCCGCCGGCGATCTCCGGCACGGCGGTGGTGGGGCAGACGCTGTCGTGCTCGCTGGGCACCTGGTCGGGGAGCCCGACCGGCTACGGCTACCAGTGGCGGCGTGATGGTGCGGCGATCTCGGGGGCGACCGGCACGACGTACGTCGTGACCGCCACGGACAGTGGCCGGGCGCTGACCTGCACGGTGACGGCGTCGAACAGCTCCGGGAGCACGCCGCAGACCTCGGCGCCGGTGACGGTGACAGCCGACAGCCCGGTGAACACGGTGCCGCCGATCGTGTCCGGCTCGGCCAACATCGGCGAGGCGCTCACCTGCCTGCCCGGGGCGTGGTCCGGCAGCGGGGTGAGCTACGAGTACGCGTGGAAGCGCAACAACGTCGCGATCCCGCTGGCGACCTGGTCGTCGTACACGATCCTCTCCGAGGACGTCGGCGCCTCGCTGACCTGCACGGTGACCGCGAGCAACGGCCAGGGCACCGCCCAGGCGACCTCGGCCGGCTTCGGGATCGGCGGCCCGTCGGGCCACGCACCCAGCAACGTCACCCCGCCGTCCTTGTCCGGTACGGCGGCGCCGGGTGAGACCCTCACCTGCGACCCGGGCGCCTGGGTCGGCATCCCCGAGCTCGTCACCACGTACTCCTGGCAGCGCAGCGGCCGGGCCCTGGCCGGCGCCACGGCCGCGACGTACGACGTGGTGGCCGCCGACGCCGGCAGCAGCCTGCGCTGCGTCGTCGTGGTCGCGAACGGCTACGGCAAGGCGGCGGTCGCCTCGCCCGGGGTGGCGGTGAGTGGGGGTGGAGGCACGGCGTCCTGCCTGGGGCAGATCGGCGTCACCGTGAACGACGGCGCCACCCGGGTGACCACGGCGGACGTCGTCCTCGGCATCGTCGCGCCCAGCGGCGTCACGTCGGTGACGATCTCGAACGACTTCGACTTCGCCACTGCGGTGACCATGCCGGTCACGCCGTCGTGCACGTATGCGTGGACGCTGCGCTCGACGCCGGGGGTCGCGGCGATGTCCTCGGTGTTCGTGCGGTTCGGGTCCAGCCCGATGATCTACGGCTACAGCATCCTGGTGGACCGGACCGGCGGGTGA
- a CDS encoding PPOX class F420-dependent oxidoreductase translates to MPRIATTDRVGLDRLLDFVRTRHHLVLVTTRANGRPQLSPVAGGVDADGRIVVSTYPDRAKAVNLRRNPAATVLVLSDEWDDAWVQVDGTAEVLDMPSPEAEDGLVEYYRCIAGEHPDWAEYRAAMRRQAKSLIRIRVDSWGPIATGGFPPDRAPAG, encoded by the coding sequence ATGCCCAGGATCGCCACCACCGACCGGGTCGGGCTCGACCGGCTGCTCGACTTCGTCCGGACCCGCCACCACTTGGTGCTGGTCACCACCCGCGCGAACGGCCGCCCGCAGCTCTCGCCCGTCGCCGGCGGCGTGGACGCGGACGGGCGGATCGTGGTGTCGACGTACCCCGACCGCGCGAAGGCGGTGAACCTGCGCCGCAACCCGGCGGCCACGGTGCTGGTGCTCTCCGACGAGTGGGACGACGCGTGGGTCCAGGTCGACGGCACCGCCGAGGTCCTCGACATGCCGTCCCCGGAGGCCGAGGACGGGCTGGTCGAGTACTACCGCTGCATCGCCGGCGAGCACCCCGACTGGGCGGAGTACCGCGCCGCGATGCGCCGCCAGGCCAAGTCGCTGATCCGGATCCGGGTCGACTCCTGGGGCCCGATCGCCACCGGCGGGTTCCCGCCGGACCGCGCCCCCGCGGGCTGA